A genomic segment from Acidimicrobiales bacterium encodes:
- a CDS encoding response regulator transcription factor has product MSARILLIEDDESIRTALSMFLEQEGYTVADSGSGEEGLVAFDHRPADIVLVDIMLPGLDGLEVTRALRRTSDVPIVMVTARSDTHDVVAGLEAGADDYVPKPVVAKELAARIRALLRRSMSGPPHKAVIRVGDLEIHRQARTVRRGDEELRLTRTEFRLLCALAENPGWVLSRTQLLERVWDYDFFGDIRLVDVHVRRLRAKIEDDPSAPRRVVTVRGLGYKLQP; this is encoded by the coding sequence ATGAGCGCGCGGATATTGCTGATCGAGGACGACGAGAGCATCCGCACGGCTCTCTCGATGTTTCTGGAGCAGGAAGGGTACACCGTCGCCGACTCGGGCAGCGGGGAGGAGGGCCTGGTGGCGTTCGACCACCGCCCCGCCGACATCGTCCTCGTCGACATCATGCTGCCCGGACTCGACGGCCTCGAGGTGACCCGGGCGCTGCGCCGCACCAGTGACGTCCCCATCGTCATGGTGACGGCGCGCTCGGACACCCACGACGTCGTGGCCGGCCTCGAAGCGGGCGCTGACGACTACGTGCCGAAGCCCGTCGTGGCCAAGGAGCTGGCGGCCCGCATCCGGGCGCTCCTGCGGCGCTCCATGAGCGGCCCCCCCCACAAGGCCGTCATCCGTGTCGGTGACCTCGAGATCCACCGTCAGGCGCGCACCGTCCGGCGCGGGGACGAGGAGCTGCGGCTCACGCGAACCGAATTCCGCCTGTTGTGCGCCCTGGCGGAGAACCCCGGTTGGGTGCTCAGCCGAACGCAGCTCCTCGAGCGCGTCTGGGACTACGACTTCTTCGGTGACATCCGGCTCGTCGACGTCCACGTACGCCGCCTCCGGGCGAAGATCGAGGACGACCCCTCCGCTCCACGGAGAGTGGTGACGGTGCGGGGGCTCGGCTACAAGCTCCAGCCGTGA
- a CDS encoding sigma-70 family RNA polymerase sigma factor yields MDLPGHPNHLDRLAERARLGDQAAWEAFIVASYDAVRRMCAAMVDRQSAEDLAQETFTRSVRALARFRGECSARAWILSIAYRVCADELRYLTRRREHQDDGGRHRDREDRRVPDVAEQVAVDDLLARLEPHRRAAFVLTQILGMPYDAAAVVCQCPPGTIRSRVARARDDLVAMTSVQDVGRRA; encoded by the coding sequence ATGGACCTCCCCGGCCACCCGAACCACCTCGACCGTCTGGCCGAGCGCGCCCGCCTCGGTGACCAGGCGGCGTGGGAGGCGTTCATCGTGGCGTCCTACGACGCCGTCCGGCGGATGTGCGCGGCGATGGTCGACCGCCAGTCGGCCGAGGACCTCGCCCAGGAGACCTTCACCCGGTCGGTGCGCGCCTTGGCGCGCTTTCGGGGTGAGTGCTCAGCCCGCGCGTGGATCCTGTCGATCGCCTACCGGGTGTGCGCCGACGAGCTGCGATACCTGACGCGGCGACGGGAGCACCAGGACGACGGGGGCCGGCACCGGGATCGGGAGGACCGGCGTGTCCCCGACGTCGCCGAGCAGGTCGCCGTGGACGACCTCCTCGCCCGGCTCGAGCCCCACCGGCGGGCCGCCTTCGTCCTCACCCAGATCCTGGGGATGCCCTACGATGCCGCCGCGGTCGTGTGCCAATGCCCCCCCGGGACGATCAGGTCGCGCGTGGCGCGGGCGCGCGACGACCTCGTCGCCATGACGTCGGTGCAGGACGTCGGCCGGCGAGCCTGA